From the genome of Vicia villosa cultivar HV-30 ecotype Madison, WI linkage group LG2, Vvil1.0, whole genome shotgun sequence, one region includes:
- the LOC131648131 gene encoding histone H4, with amino-acid sequence MSGRGKGGKGLGKGGAKRHRKVLRDNIQGITKPAIRRLARRGGVKRISGLIYEETRGVLKIFLENVIRDAVTYTEHARRKTVTAMDVVYALKRQGRTLYGFGG; translated from the coding sequence ATGTCAGGGCGTGGAAAGGGAGGTAAGGGACTCGGAAAGGGAGGTGCAAAGAGGCACAGGAAGGTTCTCCGCGATAACATCCAAGGTATCACGAAACCAGCTATTCGTAGATTGGCGAGAAGAGGTGGTGTGAAAAGAATCAGTGGCTTGATTTATGAAGAAACCAGAGGAGTTCTCAAGATCTTCTTGGAGAATGTGATTCGTGATGCTGTTACGTATACTGAGCATGCGAGGAGGAAGACTGTTACCGCTATGGATGTTGTTTATGCCTTGAAGAGACAGGGAAGAACCTTGTACGGATTCGGCGGTTGA